GGACGGTGGCGGCGGCCACGGGCGGGCTCGCGCTCTTCGTCCTCCCGATGAGTGCCCTGTCCGAGCGGTTCGGACGGCGTACGGTCATGACGGCCTCGCTGGCGGTGGCGGTGACGGTCGGTCTGCTGGTCCCTCTCGCGCCCTCGCTGCCGGCGCTGGTCGTGCTGCGAGCCGTACAGGGCGCGGCGCTGGCCGGGCTGCCCGCCTCCGCGACCGCCTACCTGGCGGAGGAGGTCCGGCCCAAGGCGCTGATCACGGCCATCGGTCTGTTCGTCGCGGGCAACAGTGTCGGCGGGATGAGCGGCCGGGTCATCACCGGGTGGGTGGCCCAGGAGTGGGGCTGGCGGGTCGCGCTGGGCGTCATCGGGGTGATCGCCGTCGGGTGCGCGGTGGCGTTCCGGCTGCTGCTTCCGGCGCCGAAGCACTTCGTCGCCGGGTCGCTGCGGCCGGGGGTGCTGCTGGGCACGGTCCGCGGCCACCTCGCGAACCCGCTGCTGCGTCGGCTGTACGCGATCGGCGCGCTGTTCATGACCGTCTTCGGCGGCGTGTACACGGTGATCGGCTACCAGCTGACGGAGGCGCCGTTCGGGCTTCCGCAGGGTGTCATCGGCTCGATCTTCCTGATCTACCTGGTGGGCACGGTCTCGGCGTCGACGGCCGGCCGGCTGGTGGGGCGCCTCGGCCGCCGGGGCGCGCTGTACGCGGCGGGCGCGACGACGACGGCGGGCCTGGTCCTGTCGCTGGCCGACTCCCTCGTCCTGGTCCTGCTGGGCCTGGTCCTGATCACGGGCGGCTTCTTCGCGGGGCACGCGGTGGCGTCCTCGGCGGTGAGCAAGACGGCGACGGAGGGCCGCGCCCAGGCGTCGGCGCTCTACCAGTCCGCCTACTACATCGGCTCCAGCGCGGGCAGCACGGTGGGCGCGCTCGCCTTCCACGCGGGCGGCTGGGCCGGAACGGTGGGCGTCGGTCTGCTGGCGGTCTTCGGCGTGGTCGCGATCACGCTCCTCGGTACGCGTGCGGCTCGGGTGCAGCAGCGGCTCCTGACGGCCTGAGCCGCACGTCCCGCTCCCCCCTGTCTTCCCCCTGGTCGAGGTCGGTCGGCCAGGGGGATGGCTTTTTCTCGCCCCCGCCGCCCTTACCCGTTCCCATCCCCAGGGGGCGCCGCCCCCTGGACCCCCGCTCCTCAAACGCCGGAGGGGCTGAGAAACCCAGCCCGTCCGGCGTTTGAGGACGAGGCCCCTTCAGGGCCGAAGCGGGGGTCTGGGGGCGGCAGCCCCCAGGGATGGGAACGGGTAAGGGCGGCGGGGGCGAAAATGCTCTGAACTGCATGTTCGCCTACTTCGCGCGCCATTGTCAGTGCCCTGCGATAGCTTCCAAGTACTGGGCGCAAAGGCGCGACGCAGAACGGCCACAGGGGTGGGTGGACGATGACGGACACGACGACGGCGGACCTCGACGTCAGGCTGGAAAAACACCGGATCGAGCTGACCGGGTACTGCTATCGCATGCTCGGCTCCTCCTTCGAGGCCGAGGACGCGGTGCAGGACACGATGGTCCGGGCCTGGCGGAGCTACGAGAAGTTCGAGGGCCGGTCGAGTCTGCGCTCGTGGCTGTATCGAATCGCGACCAACGTCTGCCTGGACATGCTGTCCGCGGGCAACAAACGGGCCCGGCCCATGGACCTCAGCGAGCCGACCCCCCTCGCCCAGGCCGCCCTCTCCCCCCGCCCCGACCACACCTGGCTGGAGCCGATGCCGGACGCCCGCATCCTGCCCACCGTCGAGGACCCGGCGGAGGCGGCCGTCGCCAAGGAGTCCGTGCGCCTCGCCTTCATGGCCGCCCTACAGCAACTCCCGCCCAAGCAGCGCGCGGTGCTGATCCTGCGCGAGGTGCTGGCGTGGAAGGCCAGCGAGGTCGCCGAGCTGCTCGGCACCTCGGTCGCGTCGGTGAACAGCGCCCTCCAGCGGGCCCGAGCCACCCTCGCCGAGCGGGACGGTCAGCACGGCGCGGAGGCCACCGTCTCCGACCCGTTGGACGACGAGCAGCAGAAGCTCCTGGACCGCTATGTGGCGGCGTTCGAGGGGTACGACATGACGGCGCTGACGGCGTTGCTGCACGAGGACGCCATCATGACGATGCCGCCGTTCGACCTGTGGCTGACGGGCCACGACGACATCACGGGCTTCATGACCACACTGGGCTCGGCCTGCGAGGGCTCCCGGCTGATGCCGGTCCAGGTCAACGGTCTGCCGGGCTTCGCGCAGTACAAGCCGGACCCCGAGGAGGGCGGCTGGACCCCCTGGGCGGTGCAGGTGCTGGAGATCTCAGACGGCCGGCTCACCGGG
This DNA window, taken from Streptomyces sp. NBC_00663, encodes the following:
- a CDS encoding MFS transporter — protein: MPASTEASTTRVGADPVVPVVDSRMSPGGPGYRRMSFALFLAGVATFALLYSTQALLPLISDEFGVAASDASWTVAAATGGLALFVLPMSALSERFGRRTVMTASLAVAVTVGLLVPLAPSLPALVVLRAVQGAALAGLPASATAYLAEEVRPKALITAIGLFVAGNSVGGMSGRVITGWVAQEWGWRVALGVIGVIAVGCAVAFRLLLPAPKHFVAGSLRPGVLLGTVRGHLANPLLRRLYAIGALFMTVFGGVYTVIGYQLTEAPFGLPQGVIGSIFLIYLVGTVSASTAGRLVGRLGRRGALYAAGATTTAGLVLSLADSLVLVLLGLVLITGGFFAGHAVASSAVSKTATEGRAQASALYQSAYYIGSSAGSTVGALAFHAGGWAGTVGVGLLAVFGVVAITLLGTRAARVQQRLLTA
- a CDS encoding sigma-70 family RNA polymerase sigma factor — its product is MTDTTTADLDVRLEKHRIELTGYCYRMLGSSFEAEDAVQDTMVRAWRSYEKFEGRSSLRSWLYRIATNVCLDMLSAGNKRARPMDLSEPTPLAQAALSPRPDHTWLEPMPDARILPTVEDPAEAAVAKESVRLAFMAALQQLPPKQRAVLILREVLAWKASEVAELLGTSVASVNSALQRARATLAERDGQHGAEATVSDPLDDEQQKLLDRYVAAFEGYDMTALTALLHEDAIMTMPPFDLWLTGHDDITGFMTTLGSACEGSRLMPVQVNGLPGFAQYKPDPEEGGWTPWAVQVLEISDGRLTGFHFFLDTQRWFPLFGLPLHLDALEAESDQVEKGV